In Fusarium oxysporum f. sp. lycopersici 4287 chromosome 2, whole genome shotgun sequence, a genomic segment contains:
- a CDS encoding hypothetical protein (At least one base has a quality score < 10), translating into MTNCAEYMSTSGKYRIAESLSKKAVKTRTKMLGEEHSDTLTSMANLAWTYWHQGRYKEAEELLIGVIRMRKRMLGEEHPDTLTSMASLASIYWRQGRQKEAEELEVEVLETRKRTLGEEHPDTLTSMHNLAITWKVSGRTGDALALMRNC; encoded by the coding sequence CTGACAAATTGCGCAGAGTATATGTCGACTAGCGGCAAGTATAGGATTGCAGAAAGTTTAAGCAAGAAGGCAGTGAAAACAAGGACTAAAATGCTAGGAGAGGAACATTCCGATACGCTGACGAGTATGGCTAATCTGGCATGGACATATTGGCACCAGGGGCGATATaaggaggcagaagagctcTTAATAGGAGTAAtaaggatgaggaagagaatgCTGGGAGAAGAGCATCCCGATACGCTGACGAGCATGGCTAGCCTAGCATCAATATACTGGCGCCAGGGGCGACAgaaggaggcagaagagctAGAGGTAGAAGTACTAGAGACGAGAAAGAGGACGCTGGGAGAGGAGCATCCTGATACACTAACGAGTATGCATAATCTAGCCATTACCTGGAAAGTCAGTGGTCGGACTGGAGACGCTCTAGCCCTCATGCGGAACTGT